From the genome of Fusarium fujikuroi IMI 58289 draft genome, chromosome FFUJ_chr06:
CGAGAAGTACTCTAGCCCTAAGGCCTTTTTGAGTGAAGACAACAGGAAGCTCTACGGCATCGATGCTGCCTACAAATACAAGAAATCAATGACGAGCGTTGCTGAGGATTTTCCTCCGATCGGCAACTCGCCAGATTTTCCAGATTTTCCAGAAGACAAGGTCACACCACCAAAACCTCGGAAGGCAAAGGTTGCAACTAAAAAGGAGAAGTCTCGCAAAAAGGTTCAGAGTGAGAACTTCGCAACCCAGGAGCCAgcacccaagcccaagcccaaagcAACGCCAAAGAAATCAGCAACTACCGGGAAATCCAAGGACAAGCCCAGCAAATATACCCTCCCAGAGCTACAGAAACCCGCCACGATGTCAGATGCGGATGCATTTGCGGCTCAGTTCGCCAGACGAGCGACTTCAGAGAACAGAGGGAAGGACCAAAATAGTGTCATTGGGTTCTTCGATACCCtcccagaggagaagaagcctgcTAAAAAGAAGTCCgctcagaagaagaaacagtctGCTTCGAAGAAAAAGCAACCGACATCGAGCAACTCAAAACACAAAAAGCCTTGAACGGCTCTCAAATGAAGTGTTTAAATACGCTACGACGACCGAAACGATGTCAGGAGTACGAATGCCGGTATGAACAAGAACGATCATTCATGACGCTTGTGTGTCACTCTTCTGGGCCTCTGTTTCTCTACAGCGCCATGTCGGTTGTGACGTGCAACGTTGTAAATGAGGAAATCGTGAAACTTGCGGGAGGCAGCTTTGGATAcgcgaaagaagaaggaagagataATATTGTATACTAAAACAGCATGTGTATCATAGTTATGTAGCATCATCATTAGACGAATGTATAGAGGAAAGGGGCAGTATGTATGATTAGATACACCAGAATACAACCAACGGCAAGAAGACCTCAAAAAGACATAGCGGTACAGCGCACCCCAATCAACGTGATCGCTACACGCACTTCATCATCCGCATATACAAACTACTGATACTTCAAGTGTCAGCTTCAACTTGCGGGAAGCCGAATCGATCAAGTGAGGAGAGGGTGCATCACAGGAAGCTTCGTTTGCTGCAGtcacacatcacatcacaagcATCATGGGTAAGAACAAGAAATTTTTGCACGAATCACTTCTAGACtctctattcttttttttgATTTGCACACAACCGAGATCCTggccttttttctttgccTCTCATTATGTGCCCCCAGACAAAAGCCGAGTGCTCATGCCAACATGATCATTTCGTCGTAGAAGCGAGTACATCAGCCCTTGGGCGTGAGATCGAAGTCGTAAGATCCCACTGAAGGTTGTCATTTCAGAAATAAGTTGCTTATTTCTTGGCGGCCTTGGCAGCGGACTTGGTGACCTTGCCGGCAGCACCAGTGGACTTCTCGACGGCCTTGATGACACCGACGGCGACAGTCTGTCGCATGTCACGGACGGCGAAACGACCCAGAGGAGGGTAGTCAGTGAAAGCCTCGACACACATGGGCTTGGAGGGAACCATCTTGACGATGGCGGAGTCACCagacttgatgaacttggggGCGGCCTCAGTAGCCTTACCGGTTCGGCGGTCGATCTTCTCCTGGATCTCGGCGAACTTGCAGGCAATGTGGGCAGTGTGGCAATCGAGGACGGGAGCGTAACCAGCACCGACCTGACCGGGGTggttgaggacgatgaccTGGGCGGTGAAAGAAGCGGCACCCATGGGGGGGTCGTTCTTGGAGTCACCAGCGACGTTACCACGTCGGATGTCCTTGACGGAGACGTTCTTCACGTTGAAACCAACGTTGTCACCGGGCTGGCCCTCAGAGAGCTGCTCGTGGTGCATCTCGACGGACTTGACTTCAGTGGTGACGTTGGAAGGAGCGAAGGTAACGACCATACCGGGCTTGATGACACCAGTCTCGATACGGCCGACGGGAACCGTTCCAATACCACCGATCTTGTAGACATCCTGGAGGGGAAGACGGAGGGGCTTGTCAACGGGACGCTTGGGGGGCTCGATGGAGTCAATGGCCTCGAGGAGGGTCTTGCCAGAAAGCTTGCCGGACTTGATCTCACGCTCCCAACCCTTGTACCAGGGGCAGTTGGTGGAGGGGGTAAGCATGTTGTCACCGTTGAAACCGGAGATGGGGACGAAAGCGACAGCCTTGGGGTTGTAGCCGACCTTCTTGATGAAAGAGGAGGTCTCCTTGATGATCTCCTGGTAACGGGCCTCAGACCACTTGGTGGTgtccatcttgttgatggcgacgatgaggttCTTGACACCAAGGGTGTAGGCAAGAAGAGCGTGCTCACGGGTCTGGCCATCCTTGGAGATACCAGCCTCGAACTCACCAGTACCGGCGgcaatgatgagaatggcgcAATCGGCCTGGGAAGTACCAGTGatcatgttcttgatgaaaTCACGGTGACCGGGAGCGTCTGAATGATATGTTAGTATGAATAAGTAGAATGACGCATGAGCGACAACATACCAATGACGGTGACATAGTAGCGAGGAGTCTCGAACTTCCAGAGAGCAATATCGATGGTGATACCACGCTCACGCTCggccttgagcttgtcaagaaccCAGGCGTACTTGAAGGAACCCTTACCGAGCTCAGCGGCTTCCTATTGTCGAATGGTTAGTTTGACACGTGACAATGCGCTCATTGAGGTTGTGGACAGGAAAGGGCAAAACGCGCCCATCACTCGAGTGGCGGGGTAAATGCCCCACCAAAAAAAATTACGGTCATATCGCAAAATTTTTGGTCTCGAGCGGGGTAGCAGGCACGTTTCGAATCGTAAGGGAAATCGGTGGGCAAAGGACGCGCGATCGAAGGGAAAGTGACTAACCTTCTCGAACTTCTCGATGGTTCGCTTGTCGATACCACCGCACTGGTAGATCAAGTGACCGGTCTGTGAAGCGATGTCAGCATATTGTCTTCTGAGATATACCCCGCCAGATCTTGGTCAGGATCACGATGACAGATAAGCTCATCGTCGAGGGTAGTACTCACAGTGGTCGACTTGCCAGAGTCGACGTggccgatgacgacgacgttAAGGTGAGTCTTGTCCTCCTTACCCATTTTGACGGTTGTGAATGGTTTGTGATAAGGTTTTTGATGTACGTGCTGTGAAAAGGTCAGCGGCCGAAGAGACAGGGTGAGGAGAGCAGGCGATGTTCAAGAAGATCTCCAAAGAGCTTGCAATGAAGCGATAGATCTtgtcgatgttcttgatcaaggcCTTGAAGGGCTGCACATACAAAATCGCAGATCGGATGCTTGAACCGGGTATGCGAGACGAggagggaagagaagaaaaaatcCAAGGGAAGTggtgggaggaggagatttAAAAGGCGAGCCAGAGGGAGGAGGGGTGGGGTGGGGTGAAAGGCAGAAGCGGCGCCGCGGGGCAACCAACTTGGCAAGCCCTAACAGCTCAGAGGTTTTTTCACAAGGCAGGTGGGTCTGTGTGAGCCAATCATTAAGCTCTAAAGCATAATGACGGCGAGTGAGTAAAGACTTGAGGAATGGTACGAGGAggggcagaagaagctcgacgaGGACGGAGATATCAGAGGTTTGTCGTTAATATCGAATGATCGAGATCAAGTAACTACGGTGGTCATTACGAGATTACACTGCACAGCCTGCTGCGCATTTAGACGAGTCTTTGCAGTGTTGCTGGCCCCTCTAGAAGCTGATATCTGGGGGAGCAAACTGGCAGGTTCAGCGCAACACATCAACACTCAACGGACGAACAAGGCCTGGCACCCGAGAGGAATCTCAGTAAAGCCGCTGTCTTCTAGTGTACTACTTAAGGTAGTCACGGCATTTagaaaaagaaacatcaCCATGGCGCCTCTAGCTGCTCTATCAGCAGCTCAATAACCTATCTCAACCTCTTTCGATATCTGTCTTTCCACCAGGACAATCGCAAAAGCGCTGGGTTCTACGTGGAGGTACAAGCGAACTGTTAGGCGGGTACATGCGGGGCACAATTTTTGCGATTCTTTTCTTGTGCGCATCGCCGCCTAAAGGAAAATTTCTCACTACGGCCTGAAGAAAAATTCGATCATGCTGGCGGTCGAGGCTCGGTGGGTTACCCTTTCGTGTGGTGGATGCGCGGGCGCGTCCTAAAATTGTCTGGGGCCTGCTTGTGGCCGGCCTGATACAGAGACGAGCATGGCTCTGGGACTGTTCTGCCCAACGCAGCATCTGAGGATTTTTTTGCCCCTCAATTTCACGTCCGTCAGCCCAACGCAACCACGGCGTGAGTCACTTGAGtaatcttaatatcttctttcTGAACTCTCTCGCGTACAATGTCACACCGATAAGAGTATCCTGCCCGAGCGACTCTCTTTGTTGGCTCTCGCTCGACATGTTCTTCTGCGTTCGACCACCAAGGGAGGGGAAGCTTCAAGATTGCCCCTCCTCTATGGCGCGGTCTGTTTCTGGCTCAAACTCCCTGCACGAATCAACGTCATGCTCCACTGAATCTTTTAGCGCCTGTGGGTTGCCACCACCGCTGCGCGACCAGTGCACGGAAGATCTAGCCTTGGCTGGGATGTGTGAGGTGGTCAAACAGGAAGTTGATTGTCCCTATCAAAAATTTTCAAGCTGGAGGGGTAATATGGTACAGATAGCTGGAGGTAAAAGCGAATATCAACAGTTCCATCACTGTAGGCATCATGACATCAGGCAGATCGTGTATTTGATCGCTTATACTGATGTCCAAAAAATCCATGTGGTGAATCACGTTGACCATAATCTCCGCTCATTATTGCAGTTCCTCGTCTTGGTCTTGCGCCTGTGTCTTGTCCAGTTGTTGTTTACTCGTGTTGCGTTgtgcccctccccctccttgTCAACGACCCCTCCATCAGCGTATGGTCCAAGCAGAGGCTGCTGGGATCAATAGCCTCTACCTAACCACTGAACAAGCGCGCCAGAGCAGAAAAGAAACCACAGGGAGGGGGCAAAAAAATCATGTCCAGCCACTGTGGAGCCCACACGAAGCGCAGCTGCAGCTCACCTTGATCTGTCGCGGGATAGTCGTGCTCCTGGTGGAGGTCCTAGTGAGGACCCTGGGGGGTTAAGAAAACTTCTGACGTGAAATCAGGATGCCAAAATCACGCTGGTCTAAAGGCCGCTTGAGATATACTAAGTTTACACAAGTCTTTTCGTCACTTGGAGCACAGGGCTTgggttttcttgcctcccatAGGGACCTTGCGATTTCATGCAGCTTCAAGTGCCACTCCGATATCTCGAGCCATTGAGGAATTGCCAGATTGTCAAACGCAAAAGTTAGCACCACTAATACACTTTATCCGTATGACACAGCTGAAACTATCATCCAAGCTGCTACCCCGGTGACTCTGACGGCAGAAATGTATTACTGTAAGCTTAATGGAAAAAGAGCCTTTGAGTGTTGTGGgatctttcttctccattgGATATCTCGTTGAACCTAGGAGGCCGTGCTCCCTTGTTGATGGATTGTTGCGACATGTCAGTAATCTGTAGCTACACAGACATAGTTATGGCGCATATTCACGGCGGTTATCGTTCATTGTCCCCATCTGGATATGGATACTAAGTTTTTGTTGTCACATTGCCATTATGGAGAACTCTATCCGAGGGGGTTTGTCCACAGTGGATATGCCCTCGACGCATGCATCGGCTCCGCCGTAGGCCTGTCGCCTCAAAATTCTCCTTCACTTTACGGAAGATATCGTGAGACTCAAGTGGAGGACGCACCATATGAGAACATCTCATGATTCATCGATGAGAAATTTTTAAGCCCTGTTCGCTTTTGTAGACCGCTACTATTGATATGTGATGTTGGGGAGAACCTGGGGTGTCAAGAACTTTGATGATCTCGATGTCAGTTTAGGGTAGCATCGAGGCTCACAACACAAGGTAACTTGTATGGAGTTTACCATGATACACCACCTGATACAAGCCAAGATTTGCTGTTATGTACCAAGGTGTTATTATGAAAGTCTGTACATGTTTATGACCAATAGTATTAATTGTGAAAATCGAGTGCCGCTATCACTTCcctgttgagcttgacctATCCTGGCGGCCAAGCGGAGCCATTCAAATGTCCATATAAAGACACCATCCCCCAGCTCGTGTTACACATAAATGCATGAGTTGGGTATTGTAAGCTCGTACAAATTATCCCAGGCAGTACGGTTCAAACCGAATTACTTAATCAGAAGATATCGGTTGTTCAATTGATTATACAGATCTCGAAATCAGTTGCTTTCTATCCAAATATCAAGAGCTGAGGCGTATCCAGTTTTGggccttctcaacaccacgaaACAACGACACTGCGACCACACAATGCGACCACTCAATCACTCAATCACCAACCGAGAAATAACAGTAACAGTGCCGATGACTCGATCACCACCGCCCTCCACACCCGAATTCCATCCAATTACTGCCCCGCGCCTGCACGCTCCCGTCTGTGAAACTGCAGCATCCTGTCACTGCCTATAACCGCCCCCTTTTTTCAACAGGATATAGCCCGTCACAATAGTACCTATCCCAACAAGCAATACCAAAAGACTTCGTGGTCGAGCGGTTAAAGCATACGAAAGCCCGTATAGAGTAATAGTTAACTCGTTGGACTCCTATAACAGTATAGGGCGTTAGCCAAGGATCCTGGTGCAAATCCGGGTGCGGGTatttttttgcctttttgggGGGTTCTACTTCTTGCTACGCAAGTTTGGCTGTTTTGACTCTGCATGCAGTGCGGTTCGAACACCCTCTTGCTCATCCTACTTTGGGAGACTCGAATCACGAGGCAGTGTGCTGTGCACTCAGTCTTAAAGTctgctcaacaccacaactACTGTAGACGTCTCAAGGAGAAAGTAAATCGTAACAAGGCGTAAAACATCAAACGTACGATGTATGCTACAATTATCTATGAATGCTGCTATCTACCTCAGTCAAGTCCAGCTTGACCGATACATGTAATATACACATCTCCTTCATGAACTAGTGATTGTCTACACACAGCTCTTACCGGACCTTgccctcaaccttcttgccctAAGTATTCATACCCTTTGGCGTCTTCAACCCTCCAAACACCGCTGCAGCTACAACAGCGATACCTGTTGCGCCCATACCATATGCTACCTCACGGCCAGCCCACCAGTACACACTTGTGAACAAGATAGGGCCGAGGCCTCGGCCAAGCTGGCCCCAACTTCGTAGCATGCCGAGCTTGTTGCCGCGCTCATCCTCGTGAGCTTCGAAGCTGGAAAGTGCATTCAGACCCGTAACGACGGTGGCGGATGTAACGGCCAGGCATGTAGCAGCGAGATACAGACCACCGATTGTGTTGACCTGTCCCAGGAGAACGAATGACGCAAGGCAAGCTAGTGTGCCGATTCGAACGGACATCAGAGGTGGAAGTCGTCGCGTGACACCGCCCTGGAGAATAGATGCCACAAGACCAACATAGCCAAGTAATCTTCCATTCTTGCCGGAAGTGAACGAGAAGAGCTCGTACGTCATAAAGGACAGAGAACTCTCCATGCCAGAAAAGAACAGCAGGAAGACAAAGTGGATGGCGTTCAAGAGAAAGTGAGAGTTGGTCCTCTCAATAGCCTTGGGTatagccttcttcttcccaccGTCCTTCGCCTGAGCACCGCGTAGCGATGGTAACGTCTCGGGCAGGCTGAAGTATAGATACACTGTCTCCACAACAATCAGCGCAAGACTGAATCCCGCGGCCGCCGCAAACGGGTTCGCCGTGAATGTCGAGAATGTGCTGAGCCACGCGCCGAGTCCAGGGCCGAAGGTGAAAGCGATTGAGAAGCACGCGCCGATCAGAGCCATAGTTGCACCGCGAGACGACTCATCCGAGATATCACTCGCCATTGCTGTAGCGAGCTGGACGTTGCCTTCTGATAACCCACCAACGACACGACTGGCGATGAATGTTCGGAAATCGACGGCAGCAACCCAGAGCAGGACGGAGAGAATGTTGCCACACATGGAAGCCAAGAGCGCTTTGCGACGGCCATATCGATCGGAGAGGGCGCCGATTAGAGGAGATGCAATGGCTTGCAAAAGTCTACGAGTAAGATTGTCAGCTTGCACCTTAACATGTACAGGCTTGCTTGACGGTTACGCACGAGAACAGAGAGCCTAGAGCTCCTCCCAGCAGCACAATGTCATGTCGCGACTCGATCGGGCGAGAGAAAGAAGCCTTGTATCGGTGGAGGCCTGATAGGACGGTTTGGAGGAGAGTTTGAGGTCCGTCGTGGCCGATTGGCTCCTGGCCTTCGCGGTCGCGGTAGAATtcgagaagcttggggaACAAGGGAAGGATAAATGTGAAGGAAATCTAGGAACTTGAATTAGCGAGGAAGCCATACTGAACTATTTTTGTCACATACCAGATCGAGGAGTAGCGAGACAGCAATGACCCGGAGGACTCGCTTCCTCGCTGCGGGATCAAAAGTAGACATTGGCGGGTGCTAAATGAGGACAAATAGATTTGAAGTAACAGACAGAGGCAGAAATAGAGACCGGGGATGTATGGAACGGGACGTACAAGGAAACAAAATGGCAATTATGTgtaaaaggagaagaaaagagaaaagaactAATAAAAGACCAAAGAGAGAAGCTCAGGAGACAGTGGACACTTGCTGGTCTGACGGCATCTGATCTCGGAATAGAGTAGCAACGTGGTGGTTTGGTGGCTGCTTGCTTTGACCAGGCccaatagaaataaatagctGCGTCACTAACTACCATTAGGAGAGTGGATGCCCGTGGAtagtaaggtaggtagtctcAGGTCTGTGGCGTGCGGATATCCCCTGTAAGTTAGGGGGTCTTTGCTGCAACCTCTTGACGGAGAAACTCCacattggattggatgtttTCTCGATGGTTGCTAATCCTTGAGCTGTCGACGGAAGTGCCGTGAATGTTTCAATACGAGATGATAGATCGACACTAGAAGCGAATTACAGGGTCacactgagaagaagctAGAAAATATGCTTTTTGAATTGGATATTCGTAAttttttgttcttgtttgTTTCTCCGATTCTCCTATCCAACCAGTTCTAGTCCTGGCCTTCAGAAGGATACAGTTCTGTATCTCATAACCATTTGGGGTTCGGAATTCGTAAAAGTCCATATATCGTATTTATCATGACAAAGAAGATCAACCTCTTATCCGTGCGCCTCATTTGGCTTGAAGATTTGGTGTTGGTTGCAAAAGTCTTGCTGTTCATCCATGTTCAACACAGAGACTGCGAAGCTTTCGGATcgacatcctcttctccagaACACGGCAACAAATAAAGCCAGAAGGCTATGGGAAAGCAATGCAAGACGTAAATTCATGACATAGAAAAAGGCACGTATGTGCCGCATCTTCAAAAGACATAAAACATGAAACTCATAGCTTCTCATGACATAACATGATCGTAATTCCATCATACAAACTCGTTTTCATCAAAGGGTTCATAAGAAAGACGTAATAGGCGCTGGGTATCGCAAAGCGGCAACAAAAGCAGAGCAAAGCAAAGATACCTAACCTTGATATAGTAGTGAAGTGTTTATCTCCAACTTAGTAGGTTTCGAAGACGAAGCGGAATCCCTCAGATCCCTTGTAGGGAATAGGCATGAAGTAGTCGGCATCAATCTCGCAGTCTCGGACTCGTGTCTCGAAGATGCTGAGGTAGCCAACGTCTCCAAAGCGCTGATCGCCATCATCGCTACCATACACAACACCACCGCTTCCCCATCTGCGGAAGAGTTTGGCAAGTGTAAGATAAAGCTCGGCGTGAGCCAGAGCCATGCCGAGACAGATGCGCGAACCGGAACAGAAGATGTCGAGATACTTGTCAAGTCGCTCTCCGTCCTCTACCCATCGCTCAGGGTGGAAGCCGCGGGCGTCGTAGAAGATGCTCTCGTCCATGACGGTCTTGTAAGGGCTCATGCCAACGATGGATCCTGGAGGGAGGTTCCACTCCTCATCGTTCTCGCGATCATGGTAGACGAGAGCCTCATCGGGCGCAACGCGTGCGAGGCGGCTGCTAGTTCCGATAGCAAGACGCAGAGCTTCCTTGACGACTCCACGAAGGTAGGGGAGCTTTTCCAACTTCGACAGAGGAATGGTCTCGTAAGCATCGGGGATAGCATCAAAGAGCTCGTCGCGTAGCTTGCGGAGGGTCTCGGGGCGGTTCAAAAGGTGGAAAGTGGCAAGTGACATGGCCCACGACGTGGTTAGAGTGCCACCCTGGACAGTGATCTGGCTTTCCTGTGTGTGGCGAGAGGCAGTCTTGTCACGAACAGAGCGAGTCTTGGTGGAGAGCATGGTAGGGTGAcctccatccatcatccactTGCCGCTGCTTTGAGGAGGGTCGACGCTGTGGATCTGTTCAAGAATGtcgttcttcatcttcaagaacccTCCCCATCCCGGCATACATCGGTTTGAGATGGACTCGGGTAGAGCATTGACGAGGGTGAGAACCCAGTCGAGCTGCTGCACACAAGGTCCCATGTGAGTACCGATGAGAAGGTCATTAGTGACCTCGGCACCGAAATCGGGCTTCTCGACAAGGTGGTCGCTTCGAGCAAAAGCGTACTCATTGATGACATCTGAGGACATTGTTAGAGTTGTCATTGCGTGAGAGACTTGAGACTTACCATTGGTAAAGGCCGAGTAGGGATACATGACATCAAGAGGTTGTCCATTGGACACCTCGGCGTAGTTCAGGAACGCACCCAGAAGAGCTTCCACTCTCTCCTCGATAACCGGCTGC
Proteins encoded in this window:
- a CDS encoding translation elongation factor 1 alpha yields the protein MGKEDKTHLNVVVIGHVDSGKSTTTGHLIYQCGGIDKRTIEKFEKEAAELGKGSFKYAWVLDKLKAERERGITIDIALWKFETPRYYVTVIDAPGHRDFIKNMITGTSQADCAILIIAAGTGEFEAGISKDGQTREHALLAYTLGVKNLIVAINKMDTTKWSEARYQEIIKETSSFIKKVGYNPKAVAFVPISGFNGDNMLTPSTNCPWYKGWEREIKSGKLSGKTLLEAIDSIEPPKRPVDKPLRLPLQDVYKIGGIGTVPVGRIETGVIKPGMVVTFAPSNVTTEVKSVEMHHEQLSEGQPGDNVGFNVKNVSVKDIRRGNVAGDSKNDPPMGAASFTAQVIVLNHPGQVGAGYAPVLDCHTAHIACKFAEIQEKIDRRTGKATEAAPKFIKSGDSAIVKMVPSKPMCVEAFTDYPPLGRFAVRDMRQTVAVGVIKAVEKSTGAAGKVTKSAAKAAKK
- a CDS encoding related to tetracycline resistance protein — encoded protein: MSTFDPAARKRVLRVIAVSLLLDLISFTFILPLFPKLLEFYRDREGQEPIGHDGPQTLLQTVLSGLHRYKASFSRPIESRHDIVLLGGALGSLFSLLQAIASPLIGALSDRYGRRKALLASMCGNILSVLLWVAAVDFRTFIASRVVGGLSEGNVQLATAMASDISDESSRGATMALIGACFSIAFTFGPGLGAWLSTFSTFTANPFAAAAGFSLALIVVETVYLYFSLPETLPSLRGAQAKDGGKKKAIPKAIERTNSHFLLNAIHFVFLLFFSGMESSLSFMTYELFSFTSGKNGRLLGYVGLVASILQGGVTRRLPPLMSVRIGTLACLASFVLLGQVNTIGGLYLAATCLAVTSATVVTGLNALSSFEAHEDERGNKLGMLRSWGQLGRGLGPILFTSVYWWAGREVAYGMGATGIAVVAAAVFGGLKTPKGMNT
- a CDS encoding related to trichodiene oxygenase cytochrome P450; this encodes MASNTFMAVQETITALTWQQTGCLLAGIWLIYLVQLVIWRLWLSPLAHIPGPKLAALTQYYEFYYDFVLGGQYTYKIIDMHERYGPIVRINPWEVHVGDPEFFSDLYTGPSRRRDKWTFYTQQSGAPRTRVPHPTALAGPKTATEGSLAAIDHSLHKLRRSALSPFYSTQTVRELQPVIEERVEALLGAFLNYAEVSNGQPLDVMYPYSAFTNDVINEYAFARSDHLVEKPDFGAEVTNDLLIGTHMGPCVQQLDWVLTLVNALPESISNRCMPGWGGFLKMKNDILEQIHSVDPPQSSGKWMMDGGHPTMLSTKTRSVRDKTASRHTQESQITVQGGTLTTSWAMSLATFHLLNRPETLRKLRDELFDAIPDAYETIPLSKLEKLPYLRGVVKEALRLAIGTSSRLARVAPDEALVYHDRENDEEWNLPPGSIVGMSPYKTVMDESIFYDARGFHPERWVEDGERLDKYLDIFCSGSRICLGMALAHAELYLTLAKLFRRWGSGGVVYGSDDGDQRFGDVGYLSIFETRVRDCEIDADYFMPIPYKGSEGFRFVFETY